Below is a genomic region from Drosophila albomicans strain 15112-1751.03 chromosome 2R, ASM965048v2, whole genome shotgun sequence.
tttttttgttttgtgtgtcaATTGATTGATGACTCAAATGCAATGAAGATTTGTTCTGCTAATGTGAAACAAATTTTAGAATAATCAATTACTTTAAACTCTTACCATTATTTACTTCAGTATTTTGAGTTTCCGACTTCACTTCATTTGCTTTATTGGGTTCAGCTTTAGGAAAAGtaaaattatgattaatataattattctaTTGATTAATTTGCTCACCTTTTTCAGCTGGTAATTCAACAGCGCCTTGAATTTTCTTATCTGCAAATTGATTGTTGTTAATAGCTTTTTAAATAAGTGGATTggatttgaaaaatattaccCTCTGATTCCCCAGCATCTTTacttaaaactattttatctTCTTCTTGAGATGGAACAATTGGCTTTTGTGCCTTTGAGTCGTCTGTTGATATTTGAGGTTCTTCAGTAGATACTTTTGCTTTCGAGTCTTCTGTATATGTGTGAGGTTCCTCTTgagatttatttgcttttgagTCTTCTGTTGATAATTGAGTTTCCTTTACAAAAGGTTGGGACTTCACATCCCCAGCTATTATTTGGGATTCGAATTCCTTCGAAGGATTTGACTCTTCACTTCCAATAGATTTGCTTTTTGTGGACTCTAAGCTTATTTGTTTATCATCTTCAGTTGTAACATCACTAGGCGTTAATAAAGGCTTTTCGGCTACTTCAGTTGTCCTAATATTGTCATCAATCTTTCCCTGAACTTCTTCAGATGATTTTCCCATTAGATTTTCGTCAGAGCTTACATCAATGCCAGGGCTTGTAGCAATATCTTCAGATACAACAATTTTACTACCATCTTTAGCTTCTTCAGTTGTGATTTTATCTTCTGATGAAGATGATTTAGAATCTTTAACTTTGCTCTCCACACCTTCTTGAGATGTGTTTATTTCAGCACTATCTTTAGCTTTTCTTTCAGCTTCTTCTAACAAAGTCAACTCGATAAtctctttcattttttccTCAGCTTCTTCGGATAACGCTGATTTTATAGTTGGTTTCACATCACCAGATGATGTTGAAGAAAGTTTTCCATCTTCCTCAGACGGAGTTTTTACATTATCTTCTGATTGAGCTGATTTTATATTGTCCAAACTTATTTCACCAGATTCTTTAGACAGAGTTGGTTTACTACTAAAATCATCGACTGTTTCATTAACTTGCTTACTGGAGGATTGATCAGCTAAATTCGTTTTAATGTCATCTGTTTTAAGGTCAGTGTTCTTAATGCCCTCCTGAGTTAAGTCTGCAGATACAATTGTATCTTTATTAACGTCCACGGTACTTTTAGCATTCTCAATTTCATCATTTTCATCCGTTGACAGCTCAACAGATATTTTCGGAATTGACTTGGCTTGTTGAAGAACTTTTCTTTCCTTAATAGATTCTTCTTTAGGTATAGATTCGTCTGCAATAATTTCAGTAACTGGTAAATCGTCCTCTTTAACATCAACTGACTTATTTTCTGAACTCTTATTAATATTCTCAATAACAGCATCTGCGCTTCCTTGTATTTCAGACAACGATTCTTTTGAATTTAAGCTTTCTGATCTTTGAATATCTTCAGATTTATCTGAGGATGCTTCTTGTGGTACTTCTTTAATGTTTTCATTGATATTATCTACTGAACGTTTGGCTCGGTCTACCAATTCAGAGTCGTCAATTAAAGCTGGCGATGATGAGTCTTCATTTAATTTGGTTACGATATTCTCCGATGAATCATCAAGCTTTTCAATACTATCTGATGATTGTTTGCTGGGAATCTTAGTTCTGCTGTTTGAGCTGCCATCATCCAATTCTGTTTCTCCTGTTTCCTGGTTCAATATTTTCTTCTCCTTCACGCTACTATCAATACTTTCCTCCTTTGATATGTTGGCTGAACCTGATGGCGGGCTTTCTAGTTGTTGTGAATCTATTTTCTTTAtagtttcatttattattggcTCCTCGACTTTATCAATGCTTCGATTATTTGTAGAAGCTTCGCTTAAGCTTTCTTGATTTTCTccagttttcaattttgattgtTCTTCATCTTCATTCGATTTATCGacgcttttgttattttctatCTTCTCTGTATTGTCAGGAGTATTTTCAGTTGTATTATTGATAGTTTCCGAAGGTAATGTAGCATCGGATGAAAGCGGTAAGACATAATCATCTTCACCAGGAAGTACACTGTgaattataattgattttcCAATGTCACTTAGCGTATCCTCATTTTGATAATTATCTTTTGTATTTGATACATCTGGTTTAGCATCATCATTTTCTCCTAAACTCTCTGCAGTGGTAATAATTGATTTGGTCTCAACATTTTCTTCCTCAGTAATAGATTGCTTCGTAGTTTCAGGATCTTGAGTATTCTCTACAGTTATAGTTGATTCTAAATTGGGATCAGCAACAGTTTGCAATTGTGTACTTTGACCTTCAGTTGGTGAAGCTGTggatcataaaaatatttattagttttaaaattttagaatatttgcAGATATATTTACTTACTTTTACCACTCAAAATTGACTCATCTTGATTGTATTTCTCCTTCATGGTGTTTAACACTGTCTGAAGACTATTTACCTCTATTGAATAATCGTTTTCTGAATGGGGACTTCCAGCGATTTCTACATTGTCTGCCAATTGAGCATCTGTAGCTGGATTgggaataaaataaattgaaatttatatacacaatttatttttaaactagtTATTCACCTTTATTACTCTCCGTTGATTCAGTTGATGAGCTCTTCTTAGATTTTTCATCAGCTGATGCTGGTTTTTCTGTGCTTAGATTGGGAGTTGCTACCTCAACTAAAGCACTATCCTTACCTGTAAGTTCGCTTTCTGCAGATTTATCTTTATCTGATGATTGTGATAACTTATCTGAAGTGGGCAGTTGCTCATCTACAGATTGAATTGGCAAAGCCATATCTTTTGACAAGGCATTTTTATCTTTATCAATAACATTTTCAACCGAGGTTGTGCTTTGTGACTGTGTACCACTTCCCTGATTATTAGACTGAGGAAGGGCTTCGAGGCTTTGCGATTGGGAAATAGTTTTCTCAATtggcttttcaattaaactttcATTCTTATCCTCCATCGATTCAGCAGTTGTAAGTTTATCTGATGAAGGAACAGTTTCTAAGCTAATTGTTTGTGAAGCACTTCTTTGAGTCGAAACTTCTGTATCTTTTTTCTCATTAAGTGAATTTAAGGGCTCAGACTGTTCAACGCTTTCAGGCTTAGACGTGGCAATTTCAATACTATCAGATTGAGTACTACTTTTATTGATAGATTTAGTTAATTTTCCTTCATTTTCATCTACTACTCCTTCAGTTGCAATTGAAACTTCACCAGATGGTTTAGTTTTTTCGGCAACCTCGTCATCTGAAGTACTTTTCTCAACAGATTGTTCTggatttataatatttttagctGCTTCAATAGGCTCATCAGCTATTTCTACGCTTTTTGCTTGAGAGATACTTCTTTCAATCGATTTTTCAGTAACTTCTTCTCGACTAGGAAGTGTCGATGCTTCAGACTCAGGATTTTCCTGAGCGGGAGAAGCTGCTTGCAAGTTTTCATCTTGAGAAGAACTCTTCTTCTCTAGTGATTCTTCTATTTTCGAGACATCCGTGGATTGAGTAGAGTTTACGGAGTCCGCTGTCTTATTAGGCAGAGCTGCTTCTTCAGAATTTTCCACTTGAGGAGTATTCTTATTTATATCATCAGCACTTTGTAATTGAGTTGAGATTGTAGAGCCTACCGAGTCAGCACTACCTGCACTATGAGACTGTGCAACAGTGTTCAAACTATCAACTGGAGAAATACTTTCTCCAACAGATTGCTCTAGGTTACTCTCAATAACTTTGATATCTCCACCATCTAAGGCTGCGGTAGATTTTTCTTCATTCTCTGCTTTTTCGACAGCTGAAACACTTTCTGAACGTTCTATGCTATCAGTTTTTAGAGTCTTAGGAACAACTTCTAAGCTTTCTGTttgagaaatacttttttttccaGATACTTTTGGTTGACCTACAGCAGATGTCAAAGAATCGGCTCgcattatattctttataatattttctgttGAGCTATAGCTCTTGTTGACTTTTTCCCTGGGTGAGTCCATTGAATTGGCTCTAGTTGCCATTTCTTTGTCAATACTAGAATCATGATGAATATCCCTGCGACTCTTTTGTGCGTAGAATcgtttttcctttcttttgtTCATTTCATCATTTATTTCATCCAAGGTTAACTCTGAAAATAAACCAATTCAAGTGTtaataaatgatataatagtcatctactatatatataatcgtttgcaattatttacCATTACCATCCGAACTTATCGATTTTCCTTTCGATTTAATTGCTTCAGTTTTATATGCGTTTTGAAGGTTGTTGGTATTGTCATTTTCAACTTCCTCATCTTCTTGAATGGTCTGCTGATGGACACCCTCCTCATAATTGACACCGCCAAACTCAGCATGCTCACAGGTGGACTCGGTGGAAAGGAGAGCGGTAGAGGCGGATGTGTATGAGGCTGCCTCGGAGGCATTATCATTGACCTCGTCGCCTTGGTCGAGTTCGGCATTTATGTGTCTTTTGGCCCTCCGTGTCTTGACCATATTTCGAAATGCTCTCTGAATAATAAATGCTGCTGTCGTAAGAGAAAGCATACTGTCCGAGGAAGGGGTTTTATGGCTATTTAAGGGTCGTGCTTTCGTCGTTCTCCTATTACGCAAATATCGCCGACAGTATCGCTGTATAATACGAATAGCATTCATGTACTCAACCGAATCATATCGATTCTCCTTCGACTCAGACTTTTCCTTTGCCTTTTCGACTCGCTTCTTAGCTAAATACCTTCTAAATTGTctttgtattataaatatagcattcaTATAAGCCTCACTGCTGCATCGATCTGTGGACACAGTCTTAACTGACTTCTTAACGGACTTCTCACGCTTTTCCTTCAAATATTTTCGCatgtatttttgaataatgCAAACCGCTCGCAAATATTGAACACTATGTGTCACAGTTGATTGCTCTTTCTTCTCGCTTTCCACTTCGTCAGCTTTgccattaagtatacgaccgCAAGTACACTTCTCCTTTGAGACGAGGGCGCCGCTTCCCTTCTCATCCACAAATTTCTCATAGGCCGAGTACTTGGAGTACTCCATGCGTGGCGAGTGAGCATTGCGTAGCCTTTGGAAATATTccacagcaaatgcaattaaattatcgGGTTTTTCTCGAAGAACTGCTTTgataaactttttaatcaaATCGGTAAGATTATCAGGGATAATGTTAAAGACAAGTGAAATCGGTACTTGTTGTCGTATACGATTTTTCATAATGATTTCATAACTTTGAGGTGGCTCGTACTTTTGCACCTTCTGCGGCATTCTGTCGGCCGCAATGCGTTCAAAGTAATCAGAAGAAAATTCATAGAGATTCGTTGGTTTTTCACGTAGCACTTCCTTGGTATAGGCTTTCATTAGATCCCGCAGACCTTCCGGTACTCTGGGTAAATTTGTTCCGgccatatttcaaaaatattgctGCACAATTTACCAAACTTTCACTGCAAAACGTTGAATCAATACTGTTAAGGAAACCCTGCGCTTTGTGCTTGGAAACCTCAAAAGAAAGCGTTTGTCAAGCGTTTCCATGTTTACCAAACGGTGGCCACAACAATGTTGACTCAGTTTAGCAGTGGCAAATTCGTAGTACGGGACTTCATTTCTTggaacatatttttatttttattagctttaGTTTGAAGAAAtagtttattgtttgtttttactaGAATCCAATTTGAAACTAGGCTTAAGTTGAAAAAGTGCTATCGACTATTTTGGTGCTctaaatgtttgtttatatattttttttaaacaaaactttcCCCAATGCGACTTAAAATGGGCAGCAACTTTATTTGATGTCtctaatataatttgtttacaatttcgTCTgctcaatattattattagttttagtTTCTAGAAATGGAGCGTTTATTTTACTAAAATCCAATTTGTAAGGTTGACAAAGTTTTATGACAGTATTTTAGTGttctaaatatttgttttctttcttttcaaaCAATGCCTTCCTCAATGCGACTTAAAATCGGCACCAACTTCATTCGATGTCtttaatgtaatttgttttaaatttcttctgctcaatattattattagttgaaGTTTCTAGAAATGGAAGAGCGTTTATTTTACTAGAATCCAATTTGTAATGAGGTTGAAAAAGTTTTATCGACAGTATTCTAGTGttctaaatatttgtttatttcctttttaaaCAATGCCTTCCTCAATGCGACATAAAATGGGTATATCATGAATGGCAGCAACTTCATTCTGTGtctttacattttctttaatgtattttgttttgaattttttccACTCAAGATTTTGCAGAAAATCATTGAAAAGCATTTCTCTGGTCGGAATGATGCAATTGAGATAGAAAAGTCGTCGTTGCCAGACATTTCCTGGATTTAGTTCTTGATCCATTAAGAAGAATCGTGGAATCATCAGACATTGAACCACATCACGAGCCATGATCACACGATGTTGACTCTTCTCACCCAATCCGAAGATGCCACCAAATGTCAAGGATCCCACATCAATGAAATGACTCTCAATAGTGTCCGCCTACaaattggaaataaataaatagttttatgtGCTGAAATATGCCTAAACTTACTAATACAATTGATGAGAGCTCATGAAGCGATTCTTCAATTTCGCAAAATTCGCTTTCATCAGTTTCAATATCAGTTTCTATTGTTGAAATCATATCAGATACTTCGCTattgtttctattttcatGACTCTTAAATGAGTAGTTTCTTGAATTTTCTTCAAAATCTTCAAATCCTTCAAGAGGATAGTCTGAGAGCGCTGATCTTCCACTTGGACGTTTCTTTTTATAACCTAAATGACTTATTATTGATTCTTGCTTTTCATTCGCTTTGAAAATTCCACATGCCAATTCTATTTGCTCTAAATTTAGTTTGCCAAGCTACATTTTTTTGGAAatctatttcatattttcgaaaatttgaattatttcttactcaccgttttctttttttttatttccgcTTCGCTTATTTCTATACCTAAAGGCGAtttactttctttttctttaacttCGTTTTCGCTATCTTCAGTTATTGTTTCATCCACTGTGTCATCTAATTCGTATATCTTTTTACCTTTTGATTTCCTAacctataaaaatataatatttaaattttaatattaataattgttaattagTTAGACTTACTTTCATATTGAGACACTGAAGTATTACACACTCTCCACTCAAGACAAAATGAACATTGGTCAGAGTTCCTTTGTCGTGGGAATAAATTGTATCCAAGGGCTTAAACTGCTTTAGAGAACTCATTTTACAAGTCTTTAAAatctatacaaattaaatgcaacagtaaaactttgagataatttaaatgtaaaatataactTACTTGATCATCGTTTAGAAAATTAAAGTAATCTAAAGCCTTTAAGGCCCTCTTCTTGTCTAGCCACACCTTCTTCATGTAGCCGCTTAAGATGCAATTAAAGTCATCGCCATCCACTGCCAGAAGTTCACATTGGGCTGTGGAGCAGCCGTCGGTGTACAAAATGTACGTTTAATGGGGACCAACGGCAATTGCGAAATGGGAATGGAGTACATCAATTCGTTTGAAGATTCCCAACCGATTACCCAAAAGAGGAAAACATGTCGAAAGCaacagaaaatacaaataataagcACTACGTTGCGAAGTGAAAGCAAAATTGAGAATTTCGTTCGTTGCAAGAGCTCTGAAGGGTCTATGGAGTGTGGGGTTCtcgatttgttgttggtgccaACCTATATTTGCATTACGTAGTGGGCGCAACAACTACTACTGCTGGCACTACAATGGCAGTACCCCCCTCTCGAAGGATGAGCCAGTTGATGAGGGGTTGGAGTTGGGGCCACGAATTGGCGAGGGCGCTGTGTTTTGCtattcattttgattgaatCGAATTAGGacttaacttttttttattgctgatTAAATTGGCTGGTGCAGGCCTTTGCTTTGGGTCACGAAACAGTCGAATTGTTCCCGCTTCCTACACTGACTTACAAActtatgccaaaaaaaaagtagatcGCGTGTTCTGGGCAATGCCACCACGATTTCGctaatttttcttcttttgaaacatcaacaaatatatatgatacAAATGTACAATGCATTGAAGGAATCGCTTTCGACCCAATTAGCTCTTAATACAAAGATAATAGTGTAATATTACACTATACGGAATATCTGACGATCGCTTGAATGTCATTCTACTGCTTTGGACTACAACCGATCGAAAGCTGATTGCTACAGCATGATTGTCACAACAAAAGCTGAACGCTATTTGCAAGTTTTCAAGCAGAATTAAAGTTCTCATTAATAACATCTCACTAAACTGGAAATTTGCCAACgtattcattaattaaataattacttaCACTTAGTTCTAAATGTGTGAATGCGATCGCATTCCTCAAGTAGCTCTACATCGCCAATGTAATCCCCTGGTCCGAACATGATTTCGCCACCTGACTAAAAGCAAAGTAAGATAGTAATtagtaattatagtaattatagaAATAGCAATAAATGATTGATTTACTTTCTTGGTTGTAGACATCTCAATATTCCCagtaacaataaaaattactgTGTGTGGAACATCACCTTGTTGCATAATCGTACGTCCTGAATTGACCgacataaaattaataacgGGCAACAAGCGAAAACGTAATATCTAAAATATGcaatagataataataaattaatgcaaatttgtttacttacTGGTGGAACATTTCGAAAGCATTTCAAATTCGCAAATACAGTATACAATCTCTTGCGGTCTTCTGCTGTTCGTACAGAGTGTGGAGTGCGTAGCAACG
It encodes:
- the LOC117575994 gene encoding uro-adherence factor A; this translates as MAGTNLPRVPEGLRDLMKAYTKEVLREKPTNLYEFSSDYFERIAADRMPQKVQKYEPPQSYEIIMKNRIRQQVPISLVFNIIPDNLTDLIKKFIKAVLREKPDNLIAFAVEYFQRLRNAHSPRMEYSKYSAYEKFVDEKGSGALVSKEKCTCGRILNGKADEVESEKKEQSTVTHSVQYLRAVCIIQKYMRKYLKEKREKSVKKSVKTVSTDRCSSEAYMNAIFIIQRQFRRYLAKKRVEKAKEKSESKENRYDSVEYMNAIRIIQRYCRRYLRNRRTTKARPLNSHKTPSSDSMLSLTTAAFIIQRAFRNMVKTRRAKRHINAELDQGDEVNDNASEAASYTSASTALLSTESTCEHAEFGGVNYEEGVHQQTIQEDEEVENDNTNNLQNAYKTEAIKSKGKSISSDGNELTLDEINDEMNKRKEKRFYAQKSRRDIHHDSSIDKEMATRANSMDSPREKVNKSYSSTENIIKNIMRADSLTSAVGQPKVSGKKSISQTESLEVVPKTLKTDSIERSESVSAVEKAENEEKSTAALDGGDIKVIESNLEQSVGESISPVDSLNTVAQSHSAGSADSVGSTISTQLQSADDINKNTPQVENSEEAALPNKTADSVNSTQSTDVSKIEESLEKKSSSQDENLQAASPAQENPESEASTLPSREEVTEKSIERNEQLPTSDKLSQSSDKDKSAESELTGKDSALVEVATPNLSTEKPASADEKSKKSSSTESTESNKATDAQLADNVEIAGSPHSENDYSIEVNSLQTVLNTMKEKYNQDESILSGKTSPTEGQSTQLQTVADPNLESTITVENTQDPETTKQSITEEENVETKSIITTAESLGENDDAKPDVSNTKDNYQNEDTLSDIGKSIIIHSVLPGEDDYVLPLSSDATLPSETINNTTENTPDNTEKIENNKSVDKSNEDEEQSKLKTGENQESLSEASTNNRSIDKVEEPIINETIKKIDSQQLESPPSGSANISKEESIDSSVKEKKILNQETGETELDDGSSNSRTKIPSKQSSDSIEKLDDSSENIVTKLNEDSSSPALIDDSELVDRAKRSVDNINENIKEVPQEASSDKSEDIQRSESLNSKESLSEIQGSADAVIENINKSSENKSVDVKEDDLPVTEIIADESIPKEESIKERKVLQQAKSIPKISVELSTDENDEIENAKSTVDVNKDTIVSADLTQEGIKNTDLKTDDIKTNLADQSSSKQVNETVDDFSSKPTLSKESGEISLDNIKSAQSEDNVKTPSEEDGKLSSTSSGDVKPTIKSALSEEAEEKMKEIIELTLLEEAERKAKDSAEINTSQEGVESKVKDSKSSSSEDKITTEEAKDGSKIVVSEDIATSPGIDVSSDENLMGKSSEEVQGKIDDNIRTTEVAEKPLLTPSDVTTEDDKQISLESTKSKSIGSEESNPSKEFESQIIAGDVKSQPFVKETQLSTEDSKANKSQEEPHTYTEDSKAKVSTEEPQISTDDSKAQKPIVPSQEEDKIVLSKDAGESEDKKIQGAVELPAEKAEPNKANEVKSETQNTEQNKSSLHLSHQSIDTQNKKMPIVKDKHLTSSSSSGRLTNAPVAELQLKSFKTSPDAGNWYDVHNEPLEDIQASGNSAKDITRSDDIYVDNARQLRSPSVDVSERRPNYVFGAPPTSPEAVKPKQSVAFFISFDGDDGKATFKIPKRFLKQDESSNKIDKKQPKLDDEDELSMEPVITAEDFIESDSDIGYQQYGMQKLQTIHELNENESSNELRSLLDKPNENEHDEEEITILEPEVKIVKENLEEVNEELVKQVQNKVENSMKVNGVDADENKYENKVDESHENKLKASAQIIQRAFKNYLARRENVTKQSSVTDKENEKSLNETETKLDENLTASRIQKAIRQFLSRIELKTKETTSSEDRKYTGDEILAAIRIQTMFRNYMRRKKLVYNDDVSKGTSATSLITIIPNTHDSHTPEISINDGELSDDMSISNSEVNSSKPEWFVGSQRISVEPSERSVSKRSDSSETGTIGITEITDNTHLETDIGNIVNDLNASEVFAQDNGASNNSAGSTRDRQLVEALAIAAFGALDATSAVGVSNRQILSDFLVKEVEFSSILEPYRSSQEEVHEEKCIKKIVSRDNLLDDDEVKDDAANQKVEAQLDSLAPDAMDEATSKLMKPDEVIEKMSQRRSSETRDKLKDDFLLTEPVFGEPIIHSMNMLQEQSSLDIEDGDIIVYNRLQRDETRESSAQSESVVFGNDIDDDKEFNTDAETTRTQLSRHYTIAGDDPRAMFRSVTIDETVRYIEDDGRGMDNSMSFCLDDETSENIRKKMMAYSLSEGDSDYYDPNKVMPDDFHIDTAMTDAMDTSTETESTIVSAATKIQAGARGFLARRRLRRASAGTKSSTQDTKASFGNDAISESLERFIEEEAAKKIQVAYRLHSKKQKKQTNNVKSASLESSLAAKRQTLQRGDALRNDSNSTPEDENSSSTSAAQLSKDAESKSSKDSKDTDTKSSKDSEEAEAKSTRGSKEAETRSSRVNGNCNTFEKIDRFDITLACSETELNASSNRL
- the LOC117576248 gene encoding uncharacterized protein LOC117576248; the protein is MHSKRLRNALVVEKKKLELKRRFKKVLRLIIINSQWIDSNKTESPYENIFNPKEDIRFLVRTTQKSDLFTATDKSLLRTPHSVRTAEDRKRLYTVFANLKCFRNVPPILRFRLLPVINFMSVNSGRTIMQQGDVPHTVIFIVTGNIEMSTTKKSGGEIMFGPGDYIGDVELLEECDRIHTFRTKSQCELLAVDGDDFNCILSGYMKKVWLDKKRALKALDYFNFLNDDQILKTCKMSSLKQFKPLDTIYSHDKGTLTNVHFVLSGECVILQCLNMKVRKSKGKKIYELDDTVDETITEDSENEVKEKESKSPLGIEISEAEIKKKKTLGKLNLEQIELACGIFKANEKQESIISHLGYKKKRPSGRSALSDYPLEGFEDFEENSRNYSFKSHENRNNSEVSDMISTIETDIETDESEFCEIEESLHELSSIVLADTIESHFIDVGSLTFGGIFGLGEKSQHRVIMARDVVQCLMIPRFFLMDQELNPGNVWQRRLFYLNCIIPTREMLFNDFLQNLEWKKFKTKYIKENVKTQNEVAAIHDIPILCRIEEGIV